Within Candidatus Parvarchaeota archaeon, the genomic segment TATATCGACGGTATAGAGCCACATTGCATAGTTTTCTCCGGAAAGCCTGTAGCACGCCGAATACGCGCCGTCCGAGGCCTTGCTGTCGCAGTGTGCCTCAAGCCCGTCATCAAACATCTGGATTTTCGTGTGCAGCTGCCTGTTTGGGTCAATCGAGTCTAGAACAAAGACAAATGCAAGGAATATGATGAGAATGAATGCAAGGGGCTTGAGCTGGAGCATCATCATTTCGCTGAGCATTGGCATCATTGCAGATTGTTTTTGAAGCACTTCCTTCATCCTCGCTTCATCCTTCGAGGCGTTTGCCTGCTTCATCTGCTCTGAAAGGTCTTTTGAGTGCTGCTGTATCTCCTTGATGC encodes:
- a CDS encoding DUF106 domain-containing protein yields the protein MLLGWSCFEMLFDPSVFYVVIAAVALVYSVISYILQRKIGNYKRIKEIQQHSKDLSEQMKQANASKDEARMKEVLQKQSAMMPMLSEMMMLQLKPLAFILIIFLAFVFVLDSIDPNRQLHTKIQMFDDGLEAHCDSKASDGAYSACYRLSGENYAMWLYTVDI